A genomic window from Synechococcus sp. CBW1107 includes:
- a CDS encoding UDP-glucuronic acid decarboxylase family protein — protein MTPSPLRHLVTGGAGFVGSTLVDRLMEAGEEVICLDNYYTGSKANVARWIGHPHFELIRHDVTEPIRLEVDRIWHLACPASPRHYQSNPIKTAKTSFLGTYNMLGMARRVGARLLLASTSEVYGDPEVHPQPESYRGSVNPIGIRSCYDEGKRIAEALCFDYMRMHGTEIRVARIFNTYGPRMFPDDGRVVSNFIVQALRGQPLTLYGDGSQTRSFCYVDDLVEGLIRLMNGNHTGPINIGNPGEFTIRQLAELVLQRINPELPLTYLPLPQDDPLQRQPVIDLARAELGWEPQVSLEDGLGPTIAHFRSVLGLEKP, from the coding sequence ATGACTCCATCCCCTCTTCGTCATCTCGTCACTGGCGGTGCCGGCTTCGTGGGCTCCACCCTCGTCGACCGGCTGATGGAGGCGGGCGAGGAGGTGATCTGCCTTGACAACTACTACACCGGAAGCAAAGCCAATGTGGCCCGCTGGATCGGCCATCCCCATTTTGAGCTGATTCGCCACGACGTCACCGAGCCGATCCGTCTGGAGGTCGATCGGATCTGGCATCTGGCCTGTCCGGCTTCACCGAGGCACTACCAGTCGAATCCGATCAAGACAGCGAAAACGAGCTTTCTCGGGACTTACAACATGCTGGGCATGGCCAGGCGGGTGGGCGCACGGCTGCTGTTGGCCAGCACCAGTGAAGTGTATGGTGATCCAGAGGTTCATCCCCAGCCTGAGAGTTATCGAGGGAGTGTCAATCCCATCGGGATTCGCTCTTGCTACGATGAGGGCAAGCGCATTGCCGAAGCCCTCTGCTTCGATTACATGCGCATGCATGGCACGGAGATCCGTGTGGCCAGGATCTTCAACACCTACGGTCCGCGCATGTTCCCCGATGATGGGCGTGTGGTGAGTAACTTCATCGTTCAGGCTCTGCGCGGACAGCCTTTGACCCTCTACGGCGATGGCAGTCAGACTCGTAGTTTCTGCTATGTGGATGATCTGGTGGAGGGTCTCATCCGGCTGATGAACGGCAACCACACCGGCCCGATCAATATCGGCAACCCCGGTGAATTCACGATCCGGCAACTGGCGGAGCTGGTGCTGCAACGCATCAATCCTGAGTTGCCGCTCACTTACCTGCCGCTGCCGCAGGATGACCCCCTTCAGCGCCAACCCGTGATTGATCTTGCCCGCGCTGAACTGGGCTGGGAACCGCAGGTGTCCCTTGAGGATGGCCTCGGCCCCACGATTGCCCATTTCCGCTCCGTGCTGGGCCTTGAGAAGCCATGA
- a CDS encoding NADH dehydrogenase subunit K, which produces MTLTPSSPGTSEAPSIEALRDLRAATCNPVGAPTVTSDLSENVILTSLDDLHNWARLSSLWPLLYGTACCFIEFAALIGSRFDFDRFGLVPRSSPRQADLLITAGTVTMKMAPALVRLYEQMPEPKYVIAMGACTITGGMFSADSTTAVRGVDKLIPVDLYIPGCPPRPEAIFDAVIKLRKKVGNEALAERGNLQPTHRYLTIEHAMKPVEPIVTGSYLRAETQKAAFAAGAGLPLATPEPEALEATPSSSDA; this is translated from the coding sequence ATGACCCTCACTCCGTCCAGTCCAGGAACCAGCGAGGCCCCCTCGATCGAGGCCCTGCGCGATCTGCGTGCCGCCACCTGCAATCCGGTGGGCGCCCCCACGGTCACCTCGGATCTTTCCGAGAACGTGATCCTCACCAGCCTCGACGACCTGCACAACTGGGCCCGGCTCAGCAGCCTCTGGCCCCTGCTCTACGGCACGGCCTGCTGCTTCATCGAGTTCGCGGCCCTGATCGGCTCCCGCTTCGACTTCGACCGTTTCGGCCTTGTGCCCCGCTCCAGCCCGCGCCAGGCGGATCTGCTGATCACGGCCGGCACCGTGACGATGAAGATGGCACCGGCTCTGGTGCGGCTCTATGAGCAGATGCCCGAGCCGAAGTATGTGATCGCCATGGGCGCCTGCACGATCACCGGCGGCATGTTCTCCGCCGACTCCACCACGGCTGTCCGCGGCGTCGACAAGTTGATCCCCGTGGACCTCTACATCCCGGGCTGCCCGCCTCGGCCGGAGGCCATCTTCGATGCGGTGATCAAGCTGCGCAAGAAGGTGGGCAACGAGGCCCTCGCCGAGCGGGGCAATCTGCAGCCCACCCACCGGTACCTCACCATCGAGCACGCCATGAAGCCCGTCGAGCCGATCGTGACGGGTTCCTATCTGCGGGCGGAAACGCAGAAGGCCGCCTTCGCGGCAGGGGCCGGGCTTCCCCTGGCCACCCCGGAACCCGAAGCCCTCGAAGCCACACCCTCTTCCAGCGATGCCTGA
- a CDS encoding NAD-dependent epimerase — translation MTVLVTGAAGFVGAAVTEVLLRRGDSVVGLDNLNDYYDPALKRARLSRLQRLPVSDQGSGFRFRELTLEDGSALAELFATERPRAVIHLAAQAGVRYSIENPSAYIQSNLVGFGNILEGCRHHGVEHLVYASSSSVYGGNRRMPFSEQHPVNHPVSLYAATKKANELMAHTYSHLYGLPATGLRFFTVYGPWGRPDMAPMLFAKAILAGEPIRVFNHGRMLRDFTYIDDIVEGVIRCLDKPATPDPSFDPLDPNPATAAAPHRLFNIGNSQPTPLLRFIEVLEDALGVKAIPQFEPMQPGDVAATAADTSALEAWVGFAPHTPLEVGIGHFARWYREYHGV, via the coding sequence ATGACGGTGCTGGTCACCGGAGCGGCAGGCTTCGTCGGAGCTGCGGTCACCGAGGTGCTGTTGCGGCGTGGCGACAGCGTGGTTGGTCTCGACAATCTCAACGACTACTACGATCCGGCCCTGAAGCGAGCCCGGCTGAGCCGTTTGCAGCGCCTGCCGGTCTCAGATCAGGGGAGTGGTTTCCGCTTCCGTGAACTGACCCTTGAGGACGGATCCGCTCTGGCGGAGCTCTTCGCGACCGAGCGCCCCCGCGCGGTGATCCACCTCGCCGCCCAGGCGGGGGTTCGCTATTCGATCGAGAACCCTTCGGCTTACATCCAGAGCAACCTGGTGGGTTTCGGGAACATCCTCGAGGGCTGCCGCCACCACGGAGTTGAGCACCTGGTGTATGCCTCCAGCAGCTCGGTGTATGGCGGCAACCGGCGGATGCCTTTTTCTGAGCAGCATCCGGTGAACCATCCGGTGAGCTTGTACGCGGCCACCAAGAAGGCCAATGAACTGATGGCCCACACCTACAGCCACCTCTACGGGCTGCCGGCCACGGGTCTGCGCTTCTTCACCGTCTATGGCCCCTGGGGTCGTCCGGATATGGCGCCGATGCTCTTTGCCAAGGCGATCCTCGCGGGAGAACCGATCCGGGTGTTCAACCATGGCCGCATGCTGCGTGACTTCACCTACATCGATGACATCGTCGAGGGGGTGATCCGCTGCCTCGACAAGCCCGCCACCCCGGATCCTTCCTTCGATCCGCTGGATCCCAACCCCGCCACGGCGGCGGCTCCGCACCGGTTGTTCAACATCGGCAACAGCCAGCCCACTCCCCTGCTGCGTTTCATCGAAGTGCTCGAAGACGCTCTCGGTGTGAAAGCCATCCCTCAGTTCGAGCCGATGCAACCCGGCGATGTGGCTGCCACCGCCGCGGACACGTCAGCCCTGGAGGCCTGGGTGGGCTTCGCGCCCCACACCCCGCTGGAGGTGGGGATCGGCCATTTCGCCCGCTGGTATCGCGAGTATCACGGGGTCTGA
- a CDS encoding rubredoxin encodes MVNGHDGDEERAPDQASGEAPGEPAAVVESDPDTHRYECRSCGFVYDPEEGIRKLAIAPGLPFTELDPVSFRCPVCRSRVGAFRDIGPRSKPSGFEENLNFGLGVNKLTPGQKNVLIFGGFALAFAFFLSLYSLR; translated from the coding sequence ATGGTCAACGGGCACGACGGCGACGAGGAACGAGCTCCGGACCAGGCCAGCGGCGAGGCTCCAGGCGAGCCCGCGGCTGTGGTGGAGAGCGATCCCGACACCCACCGCTACGAGTGCCGCAGCTGCGGCTTCGTTTATGACCCCGAGGAGGGCATCCGCAAGCTGGCCATCGCGCCGGGCCTTCCCTTCACGGAGCTCGATCCGGTCAGCTTTCGCTGCCCGGTCTGCCGCAGCCGCGTCGGTGCCTTCCGCGACATCGGTCCGCGCAGCAAGCCCAGTGGCTTCGAGGAGAACCTCAACTTCGGCCTCGGCGTGAACAAGCTCACCCCCGGCCAGAAGAACGTGCTGATCTTCGGGGGCTTCGCCCTGGCCTTCGCCTTCTTCCTCTCTCTGTATTCCCTCCGCTGA
- a CDS encoding photosynthesis system II assembly factor Ycf48 has product MKRLFSSLLGLVLAAGLAFGLGGCVTTGLPVAASSPWQPVALDTRSNPLDLAFTDDRHGFLVGSNRLILETEDGGASWEPRSLALPEDENFRLLSIDFTGKEGWIAGQPGLLLHSTDGGQNWERLLLDTKLPGDPYLITALSPGKAELATTVGAIYRTSDGGGSWQAEVSDAAGAVRDLRRSPDGRYVSVSSLGNFFATWEPGQATWEPHQRISSQRLQSMGFQPDGKLWMVTRGAQLRFNPDAADVEAWSKPVIPITNGYGYLDMAWDPKGAIWAGGGSGTLLVSQDGGSSWQRDPLGGSQPTNFTRIVFEGDDKGFLLGERGSLLRWVG; this is encoded by the coding sequence GTGAAACGCCTGTTCTCTTCCCTTCTCGGCCTGGTGCTGGCCGCGGGCCTGGCCTTCGGCCTCGGCGGCTGCGTCACCACCGGTCTGCCCGTGGCCGCCAGCAGCCCCTGGCAGCCCGTCGCCCTCGACACCCGCTCGAATCCCCTCGACCTGGCGTTCACCGATGACAGGCACGGCTTCCTGGTGGGCAGCAACCGCCTGATCCTCGAAACCGAAGACGGCGGCGCCAGCTGGGAGCCGCGCTCCCTCGCCCTGCCTGAAGACGAGAATTTCCGCCTGCTCAGCATCGACTTCACCGGCAAGGAGGGCTGGATCGCCGGCCAGCCCGGCCTGCTGCTGCACAGCACCGATGGGGGTCAGAACTGGGAGCGCCTGCTGCTCGACACCAAGCTGCCCGGCGACCCTTACCTGATCACGGCCCTGTCTCCCGGCAAGGCCGAGCTGGCCACCACCGTTGGCGCCATTTACCGCACCAGTGACGGCGGCGGCAGCTGGCAGGCCGAGGTGAGCGATGCCGCCGGTGCCGTGCGCGACCTGCGGCGTTCGCCCGACGGCCGCTATGTGAGCGTCTCGAGCCTGGGCAACTTCTTCGCGACCTGGGAGCCTGGCCAGGCCACCTGGGAACCCCACCAGCGCATCAGCAGCCAACGGCTGCAGAGCATGGGCTTCCAGCCCGATGGCAAGCTCTGGATGGTCACCCGCGGCGCCCAGCTGCGCTTCAACCCCGATGCTGCCGATGTGGAGGCCTGGAGCAAGCCGGTGATCCCGATCACCAACGGCTATGGCTACCTCGACATGGCCTGGGATCCCAAGGGCGCCATCTGGGCCGGCGGCGGCAGCGGCACCCTGCTGGTGAGTCAGGACGGCGGCTCCAGCTGGCAACGGGATCCCCTGGGGGGCTCCCAGCCCACCAACTTCACCCGGATCGTCTTCGAGGGCGATGACAAGGGCTTCCTGCTGGGCGAGCGGGGCAGCCTGCTGCGCTGGGTGGGCTGA
- a CDS encoding photosystem II reaction center protein J, with the protein MSGKKSGLPDGRLPDRLPDGRPAVAWKSRWTEGVLPLWLVATAGGIAVIFVVGLFFYGSYVGVGSA; encoded by the coding sequence ATGAGCGGCAAGAAATCTGGTTTACCTGACGGTCGACTTCCCGACCGCCTTCCCGATGGCCGTCCGGCCGTGGCCTGGAAGAGCCGCTGGACCGAAGGGGTTCTGCCCCTCTGGCTCGTGGCCACGGCCGGCGGCATTGCCGTCATCTTCGTGGTGGGCCTGTTCTTTTACGGCTCCTACGTCGGCGTCGGTTCAGCCTGA
- a CDS encoding photosystem II reaction center protein L: MQRNPNPNNLPVELNRTSLYLGLLFVFVIGVLFTSYFFN; the protein is encoded by the coding sequence ATGCAGCGCAATCCCAACCCGAACAACCTGCCCGTCGAACTGAACCGCACCAGCCTCTACCTGGGGCTGCTGTTCGTGTTCGTCATCGGTGTGCTGTTCACCAGCTATTTCTTCAACTGA
- a CDS encoding NAD(P)H-quinone oxidoreductase subunit 3 → MFVLPGYDAFLGFLLIAAAVPVLALVTNKLVAPKSRDGERRLTYESGMEPIGGAWIQFNIRYYMFALVFVIFDVETVFLYPWAVAFHRLGLLAFIEALIFISILVVALAYAWRKGALEWS, encoded by the coding sequence ATGTTCGTGCTTCCCGGCTACGACGCCTTTCTGGGCTTTCTGCTGATCGCGGCGGCCGTTCCCGTGCTGGCTCTGGTCACCAACAAGCTGGTAGCTCCCAAGTCGAGGGATGGGGAGCGTCGCCTCACCTACGAATCGGGGATGGAGCCGATCGGCGGTGCCTGGATCCAGTTCAACATTCGTTATTACATGTTCGCCCTGGTCTTCGTCATCTTCGACGTCGAGACCGTCTTCCTCTATCCCTGGGCCGTGGCGTTCCATCGCCTGGGCCTGCTGGCCTTCATCGAAGCCCTCATCTTCATTTCGATCCTCGTGGTGGCCCTCGCCTACGCCTGGCGCAAGGGTGCCCTCGAGTGGAGCTGA
- the psbE gene encoding cytochrome b559 subunit alpha has translation MAAGSTGERPFFEIITSIRYWVIHAVTLPAIFLAGFLFVSTGLAYDAFGTPRPDAYFQAQEAKAPVVSKRYEGKSQLDLRLQ, from the coding sequence ATGGCTGCCGGCTCCACCGGAGAACGTCCGTTCTTCGAGATTATTACGAGCATCCGTTACTGGGTGATCCACGCCGTCACACTGCCGGCGATCTTTCTGGCGGGCTTCCTGTTCGTCTCCACCGGTCTGGCTTACGACGCCTTCGGCACGCCTCGCCCCGACGCCTACTTCCAGGCCCAAGAAGCCAAGGCACCCGTGGTGAGCAAGCGCTACGAAGGCAAGAGCCAGCTCGACCTGCGCTTGCAATAA
- the psbF gene encoding cytochrome b559 subunit beta has protein sequence MTQSPSTTPRNYPIFTVRWLSLHALGIPTVFFLGALAAMQFVRR, from the coding sequence ATGACCCAGTCACCGAGCACCACGCCCCGCAACTATCCGATCTTCACGGTCCGCTGGTTGTCGTTGCATGCGCTGGGGATCCCCACGGTCTTTTTCCTGGGTGCCCTGGCGGCCATGCAGTTCGTCCGCCGCTGA
- a CDS encoding NAD(P)H-quinone oxidoreductase subunit J: MPDPTPSTELSPAPVGAVSQWLTAQGFDHQPLPADHLGVEIIGVEPMFLPVVAAALKAWGFDYLQCQGGYDEGPGGRLVSFYHLVKLAAALEPGSSPAQPPDEVRLKVFLERSGDLTIPTLYGLFRGADWQERETFDMFGISFSGHPHPKRLLMPEDWKGFPLRKDYVQPDFYEMQDAY; this comes from the coding sequence ATGCCTGATCCCACCCCCTCCACCGAGCTCAGCCCCGCTCCGGTCGGCGCGGTCAGCCAGTGGCTGACCGCCCAGGGCTTCGACCACCAGCCCCTGCCCGCCGACCACCTCGGCGTCGAGATCATCGGGGTGGAGCCGATGTTCCTGCCTGTGGTGGCCGCCGCCCTCAAGGCCTGGGGTTTCGATTACCTGCAGTGCCAGGGCGGTTACGACGAAGGTCCTGGCGGACGTCTGGTCAGCTTCTATCACCTGGTGAAGCTGGCGGCGGCGCTGGAGCCGGGTTCATCTCCCGCTCAGCCCCCCGATGAGGTGCGCCTGAAGGTGTTCCTGGAGCGCAGTGGCGACCTGACCATTCCCACCCTCTACGGCCTGTTCCGGGGTGCCGACTGGCAGGAGCGGGAAACCTTCGACATGTTCGGCATCAGCTTCTCGGGCCATCCCCATCCCAAGCGCCTGCTGATGCCCGAGGACTGGAAGGGTTTCCCCCTGCGCAAGGACTACGTGCAGCCCGATTTCTAC